The Tessaracoccus aquimaris sequence CCCGCACCAGGTCGGCTCCGAGCACCTCGACGCGGTTCAGCGCCGAGAGGTCGAGGACGACTCCCCCGTCGTTGGTCGAGGCGCCGGAGATGCCGTGGCCTCCCGAGCGGACCGAGAACGGCACCTGGCCGACGGCGGCCCGGAGCCCCGCGGCGTAGCCGACGGCCGCGGCGGCGTCGTCGACATCACGGGCCATCAGGATCAGGTCCGGGGTGCCGACGCGCATGTAGGACGAGGACAGATACGGGTAGCGGGCCCGGTCCGCGGGCGTCACCGCGACGCCGTCCAGTTCGGTGGGCAGCGCTGGCCAGGCCGCTGGTAGTGGCGTCGGCTGGGGCATGGTGGCCTCCTTCGTGGCCCGAGTCTGCCATCCGGCGGCGACAACGCGCCGTACAGTGACGCCATGTTCCGCAACCTGATCTGGGACCTCGGCGGCACGCTGGTCGACACCTACCCGGCCCTCGATGCCGCCCTCGCGGGCGTTGTCACCGCCCACGGGGGTGCGATCGACGTCGCGGAGGTGGCCCGGCTGACCCGTCGATCCACGGGCGAGGCGATCACCGTCCTCTCGGGGCGGTTCGGCATCCCCGAGGAGGCGTTCCGCGACGCGGAGGCCGCCCTGAAACGACGCTGGGAGCGCGACCCGGCGCCCGCGATGCCGGGCGCCGCGGCCCTGTTCGCTGATGTCCGGGCCGCGGGTGGCCTGAACCTGGTGGTGACGCACCGCGACCGGGCCTCGGCGACCGCCCTGCTCGACGGGCTGGCGTTGCGCGTCGACGGCCTCATCTCGACGGCGGACGGGTACCCCCGCAAGCCCGATCCCGGGATGTACCGCGTGCTACTTCAGGAGAACGGGCTGGACGCGGCGGACTGTCTCGCGGTCGGCGACCGTCCCATCGACGCGGAGGCGGCGCGGGCGGCGGGCCTGACCGCCGCGACGCTCGAGTCGGCCGCGGCCCCTGTCGACGACGAGGCGGAGTATTCCGTGGAGACGCTCGACCAACTCCGGCCGCTGCTTGGCCTCGCCCGCGGCTAGAGGTCGACGTAGTTTTCGGTGTAGCCGAGCAGCAACAGGTCCTTGCCCCGGATGACCTGGGCTAGCTCGGCCCAGCCAGGCGCGTCGGGTGCCCCGTAGGCGGAGATGAGGTCGGCGACCACCGCGGCGGCCTCCTCTTGGCCGAGCGGGTGGTCGCGCTCGAAGCCGAGCCAGGAGGCCCCCTCGCCGAAGAGGCGGTAGCCGTGCCGCTGCTGGAGGTGCCAGGCCAGCGCGTGGTTGGCGAAGACGTCGAGGTCGCCTGAGAAGTAGCCGTTGGG is a genomic window containing:
- a CDS encoding HAD-IA family hydrolase — its product is MFRNLIWDLGGTLVDTYPALDAALAGVVTAHGGAIDVAEVARLTRRSTGEAITVLSGRFGIPEEAFRDAEAALKRRWERDPAPAMPGAAALFADVRAAGGLNLVVTHRDRASATALLDGLALRVDGLISTADGYPRKPDPGMYRVLLQENGLDAADCLAVGDRPIDAEAARAAGLTAATLESAAAPVDDEAEYSVETLDQLRPLLGLARG